The following is a genomic window from Sporosarcina jeotgali.
TTGTTTTTTCGCTTGTCCACGACGGAACAATCGATCCAACCAATTTGGTTCAAACTCCGCCAATTGCTGACGACTGTAGCGTGTATGAGGGCTCTCTTCTGTGAACTGCATAAGGTCCTCGTCCAAAATGGCTCCCCAATCCACCGGTTCTTTCGTATCCAGATGTATGGAGCGCAGCATTTGGACATAAGCATTGTACGCCTCCACTTCATGAGTGTCAGCCGAAGCAGGTAACGCATTCTTTGAACGGACGGGAGCCCTTGAACCTTGGGGACGTTTCGTACGCTTAGACGTCAATTGTTCTGAATACGAAATCCCAGTACCCGGTATGCCTACATTCGCTCGAACGCCGCGTTTCCCAACAGTAACGGATGCCCCGCGCGGACCAACGGAGGTACTAATTCCGCCTTTGCTAATATTTACACGTACCCCTGGAGCGATTTTGATGCGTTTTTGAAATCGGAATCCCATTGGTGGTCTCCTTTCGTTTTTTTGCGTAGTATAAAACGAGAACTCATTTAATAAGGGAGTCATAGCCTGTGTAAAAGAGAATTTTTCGCAGTTCCGAATGGTGTCCAAGTTGTATCTTACACAGGGAAATAAATATCTTTTCTTTCTGCTATATTTTTCAATGCGCCATAGCAATCAGAAACATTTTTTTGTGATCTTTTACGTATAATACGAATCACTGGCTACACATACAATATTATGGACAATGTAGCATTGTCCATTTGTGTAGTACATATATACCGAGAATTCCGAATAGTGTCAACCTTGTATTTTTACACAGAAAAAACATAAAAAAACATTTATCCTAACAAGTTGCGGATTCTTACTGCAAGTATGGATTTTCTTTCATTGTAAAACTTATCGAAGCTCTCTATTTCAAGCGAAATATTTTCTGGAATCATAGCTTGATTGTAAAAACTCTTTTTTTGTTCATCATTCATATCATTATAGTAGTCAACAAGTCTAATATCACTTTTACTACCGTTACTTCTTCCTTCAAGTAAATGAAGATTAGGTAGTCGATTACGTAAAGCCCTCCAATTTTTCCAATCCTCGATACTAACTGAGACTGGTTTCGCTTCACTAAATCTATTATCTGGATGTAAATGATCTTGCTCGTATTTGAAATTCCTGTTTGTCCAATCCAGATTCAAATAATAGAGAACCTCGCCTGCAACCCTACTACCTTTTTCCATGTTAAGAACGTCTTCAATTTTCCCCTCTGTGACTCTTAAATCATTCATCTGATCAAGCATTTCAACAGTAATTTTATAATCAAAGCTATTGATGTTACTTTTAATTTGTTGTAGTTTGCCCGTAGTACCTGACTGGAAATAAGTGAAGAATATCGCTCTTAACAAATAAGCACGTACTTCTTTAATATTATCTCCATATTCAGGATTGTAGTAAACGTAATAGATAATTGGCAGTAATACGTTCCAGCTACCTGAAAATCGGTTTACATCTATTTTCATTTCCCCGAGTAACAGTTCTGTGTTTTTTAAGGCATTTTTGAATCCGGTCCAATCATTTTTTAAATTCTCTGCAATTTTTTTATTAATACTTGATTTCACAACATCACCATATAACATAAGTGCCGCACGGATGATAAAATCTGTACCGAATTGAGCATAAGAGTCAACAAGAACTCGTCCAAACTCAGTTTTAGCACTCGGCCAGTACGCTTCAAGTATTGACATAGTTATTTCAGATTTCCGCAGTGCTTTACCACCACTATTAAATCTCACAAACATTTCAAGGGCGTCGTCTTGTTTCATATCCTTAATTTCAGTGTATCTGACTAACTTGTCTACAAATACTTTTTTATAAAGCTTCTCTAAGATATTTCTAGCATACTCTTTACTATCTGCTGGCACGTTAGTGATTGCGTCCTCAATCGCTTGTTGTCTTGTAGTATCGTCTCGAAATTTCTCATCGAGAATATTTTTAAGTTCAAATTGCGTAGGACTTAGTCGACCGACCTTTTCGCTAAACTTAATATCAAATTTTTTACTGTTGTATTCGTCCTCAACCACAGAAATCTT
Proteins encoded in this region:
- a CDS encoding DUF262 domain-containing protein, which gives rise to MSKLEDNSVSIYEALENIKTGRYVMPAFQRQFVWGMEQIEKLWDSILLDYPIATFLFWNVDDSNVTWDTYFCSFLHEVTFDSRKQADSVNYELTSIDVKNTNTAILDGQQRLTSLFLSLFGEAYIRPNYARKKTGSKHITKLLIELNKNKISVVEDEYNSKKFDIKFSEKVGRLSPTQFELKNILDEKFRDDTTRQQAIEDAITNVPADSKEYARNILEKLYKKVFVDKLVRYTEIKDMKQDDALEMFVRFNSGGKALRKSEITMSILEAYWPSAKTEFGRVLVDSYAQFGTDFIIRAALMLYGDVVKSSINKKIAENLKNDWTGFKNALKNTELLLGEMKIDVNRFSGSWNVLLPIIYYVYYNPEYGDNIKEVRAYLLRAIFFTYFQSGTTGKLQQIKSNINSFDYKITVEMLDQMNDLRVTEGKIEDVLNMEKGSRVAGEVLYYLNLDWTNRNFKYEQDHLHPDNRFSEAKPVSVSIEDWKNWRALRNRLPNLHLLEGRSNGSKSDIRLVDYYNDMNDEQKKSFYNQAMIPENISLEIESFDKFYNERKSILAVRIRNLLG